The following proteins are co-located in the Paenibacillus sp. FSL H8-0079 genome:
- a CDS encoding urease accessory UreF family protein, with amino-acid sequence MNRGNKLLDYVKLLDSSIQVGGFTHSFGMDIHIKEGTIRNAEDLESFMRCQLHPSIVRLEGMAIKGIYTAADHKDTWRIALIDKLVHVQRTPGDLREQAATMGKRLIRLARALHPWIDFSQLEQIFAKYDSVGCLSTVHAWINHHLDIPVEAAVLGYLHSAMNACITEASKVIPLDTDTIKELTVRLAADLENEWNTVSASAADGLAQPTSMSMKSFFPSFHMLGAGLHAYRA; translated from the coding sequence GTGAACCGTGGGAATAAGCTGCTCGATTATGTTAAACTGCTTGATTCCTCTATTCAGGTTGGAGGGTTTACCCATTCCTTCGGCATGGATATCCATATCAAGGAGGGTACCATTCGTAATGCTGAAGATCTCGAATCATTCATGCGTTGTCAGTTGCACCCCAGCATCGTTCGTCTTGAAGGCATGGCTATCAAAGGCATCTATACCGCAGCAGATCACAAGGATACATGGCGGATAGCCCTGATCGACAAGCTCGTCCATGTTCAGCGAACTCCTGGAGATCTCAGAGAACAAGCTGCTACCATGGGTAAACGATTGATCAGACTTGCACGCGCTCTGCACCCCTGGATTGATTTCAGCCAGCTTGAACAGATCTTCGCCAAATATGATTCGGTTGGCTGCCTCTCCACTGTTCACGCCTGGATTAACCACCACCTCGATATCCCTGTCGAGGCGGCAGTTCTTGGTTATCTGCATTCAGCCATGAATGCCTGCATAACCGAAGCCTCCAAAGTCATTCCTCTGGACACCGATACAATCAAAGAACTGACGGTACGCCTGGCCGCAGATCTGGAGAATGAATGGAACACCGTCAGCGCCTCGGCTGCGGATGGACTGGCACAGCCAACCTCGATGTCCATGAAATCGTTTTTCCCCAGTTTCCATATGCTTGGAGCTGGACTTCATGCCTACAGGGCCTAA